The proteins below are encoded in one region of Gadus macrocephalus chromosome 14, ASM3116895v1:
- the ap3s2 gene encoding AP-3 complex subunit sigma-2: protein MINAILIFNNHGKPRLIRFYQYFAEELQQQIIRETFHLVSKRDDNVCNFLEGGSLIGGSDYKLIYRHYATLYFVFCVDSSESELGILDLIQVFVETLDKCFENVCELDLIFHMDKVHYILQEVVMGGMVLETNMNEIVAQVELQNRMEKSEGGLSAAPARAVSAVKNMNLPEMPRNINIGDLNIKVSSLSPF from the exons ATGATTAATGCTATATTAATATTCAATAACCACGGGAAGCCTCGGCTGATCCGCTTCTATCAGTACTTT GCGGAGGAACTGCAGCAGCAGATCATCAGAGAAACCTTCCATCTGGTGTCCAAACGGGACGACAACGTCTGCAACTTCCTAGAGGGCGGCAG TCTGATTGGTGGCTCTGACTACAAGTTGATCTACCGTCATTATGCTACGCTGTACTTTGTCTTCTGCGTGGACTCATCAGAGAGTGAGCTTGGGATCCTGGACTTGATCCAG GTGTTTGTGGAGACCCTGGACAAATGCTTTGAGAATGTCTGTGAGTTGGATCTGATCTTCCACATGGATAAG gtgcacTACATCCTGcaggaggtggtgatggggggcaTGGTCCTGGAGACCAACATGAACGAAATCGTGGCCCAGGTGGAACTTCAGAACCGCATGGAGAAGTCAGAG GGCGGTCTGTCAGCGGCCCCTGCGCGGGCCGTCTCCGCGGTGAAGAACATGAACCTGCCGGAGATGCCGCGCAACATCAACATCGGCGACCTCAACATCAAGGTCTCCAGCCTCTCGCCCTTCTGA